Below is a genomic region from Selenihalanaerobacter shriftii.
GGCTTCAATGGAGAATTCACTTATACTTCTACCTTTAGGTATAAAACGTCTTATGAGACCATTATGACGTTCATTGGTACCTCTTTCCCATGATGAATATGGATGTGTAAAATATACTTTTGTATCAACTAG
It encodes:
- a CDS encoding IS30 family transposase, whose amino-acid sequence is LVDTKVYFTHPYSSWERGTNERHNGLIRRFIPKGRSISEFSIEAIGRIQNWCNTLPRKILGYLTPDESFEDQLREILYD